GCGGGCGAGCGCGAGCTGGTCGAGCAGCGCCGTACCGTCGACGTACTGGTCGAAGAGCGCCAGGGCCGTGTCGATCTTGCGCGGAGCGTCCTTCGTGAGTCGGCCGCGGACGGCGGTCAGCTTCGCGGAGGTGGCCTGCGTACCGAGATCGGTCTCGATGATCGGGAGCGTGACGCCCAGACCTTCGATCAGTCGTTGCACCTGCGCCGGGAGTTCGAAGCCGCCGTTGAGCACGATGGCCGCGATCTGCGGGAAGGTCCGGGACGCGTGGGCCATCAGGACACCGAGCACGACCTCGGGGCGGTCGCCCGCGGTGACGACCGCGGCGCCGTCGAACAGGCGGTCCAGCACGTTCGGCATCGTCATCCCGGCGATCATCAGCCCGGTGACCTCGCGGGTCAGCAGCTGCGGGTCACCGCTCAGCAGCCGGCCGTCGATCGGCGCCATCAGATCGGCGACGAGCGGCTGGTTCAGCACCGGCTCCTCGGGGATCGCGAACGCCGGCGCCCCGATGCCGTCGAGCGCGGCGACGAGGAGCTTGCCTTCGCCGTCGTCCACGCGGTTCGCGATCACGGCGAACAGGGAGCCGTGGTTGGCGGCGAGCTCGGCGGAGGCCATATCGGCGATCGCCCGTACGTCGTGCGGCGTACGGCCGAACCCGTTCAGGACGAGCAGCACCGGCGCGCCGAGGTTCGCCGCGATCTTGGCGTTGAACGAGAACTCGGTCGGCGTGCCGACATCGGTGTAGTCGCTGCCGACGATCAGCACCGCGTCAGCCCGCTCGGCGACCGCGCGGTACCGCTGGACGATGGTGTCCAGCGCCGCGTCGGGATCCTCGTGCACCTCGTCGTACGTGACCCCGACGCCGTCGTCGTACGACTGCTCGACCGCGTCCTGCGAGATCAGCAGCTCGAGAACGTAGTCCCGTCCGCCGTGCGTCGCGGTGTCTGCGCGCACGATCGGCCGGAACACCGCCACCCGCCCGACTCGCCGGGACAACTGGTGGAGCACCCCGAGAGCCACCGTCGACTTCCCGGTCGTACCCTCCACCGAAGCGATATAGACAC
This Kribbella sp. NBC_00482 DNA region includes the following protein-coding sequences:
- the pta gene encoding phosphate acetyltransferase, whose protein sequence is MGSSVYIASVEGTTGKSTVALGVLHQLSRRVGRVAVFRPIVRADTATHGGRDYVLELLISQDAVEQSYDDGVGVTYDEVHEDPDAALDTIVQRYRAVAERADAVLIVGSDYTDVGTPTEFSFNAKIAANLGAPVLLVLNGFGRTPHDVRAIADMASAELAANHGSLFAVIANRVDDGEGKLLVAALDGIGAPAFAIPEEPVLNQPLVADLMAPIDGRLLSGDPQLLTREVTGLMIAGMTMPNVLDRLFDGAAVVTAGDRPEVVLGVLMAHASRTFPQIAAIVLNGGFELPAQVQRLIEGLGVTLPIIETDLGTQATSAKLTAVRGRLTKDAPRKIDTALALFDQYVDGTALLDQLALARSSAVTPLMFEHQLVDRAVSDRRHIVLPEGEEERILRAADVLLRRGVANLTLLGDPTTISAKAAALGVDLTAAHVVHPENSELTEQFAAEYHRLRQHRGVDLDRARELVRDVSYFGTMMVQLGLADGMVSGAVHTTAHTIRPALEVVKTVPDVSVVSSVFFMCLENQVLVYGDCAVNPDPTAEQLADIAISSAATATSFGVEPRVAMLSYSTGTSGAGTDVEKVSKATNIVRERAPQLPVEGPIQYDAAIDSAVARTKLPDSPVAGRATVFVFPDLNTGNNTYKAVQRSANAVAVGPVLQGLRKPVNDLSRGATVRDIINTVAITAIQAQQGGAR